The proteins below are encoded in one region of Paenarthrobacter ilicis:
- a CDS encoding ATP-binding protein: MLPDPWLDEDTVTAGLRTTSPGSQGQLLSLILSSAASPLVNGIVVGGDHGSGKSHLLLAIKAGLADTMDVRLFTGTPELKTTSYGALGSMTGQGSDAGHGSFPDKGSFPDHGTDAAVSRSLQVLRALTTSLGPAPHLYTPLGARRRPKRQVEPSRPPLVLLVDDIQYLDPASLAVLLQLIPGFGATLVATADSNKPLPTDLYELWEDGFLDQYLMPPFTFGDAHRLCEEVLGGRVQQRASSLLAAMSGFNVGLLWRALDDARHAGLLVLKEGFWTINLRVRCGWPGVVAYVRADNAELAAEERQALELVALAEPVPLDAVERHFGPAAVQALLGRQLVRLLPGQPPLLRSSSWLRGEATRLSVPGSRSLALRLGLEEPAPSTEAAPRMLPWMMWTLDCGLPLSDELLLAAAPAADRPTTAELAIRAAAAVSGPEHRDEARLLRARALVAEGEVREAELELQSLAQSTSEAVRIDAAHRLMALQLLGATPGAAREAVMSGDSSGPFEELMRSVMEAEHLLLAGEVTEALDRSAAALAAVEAHPDLDMLRPAVLLRHAVCLRYNLAWDRLDALLEGPAPYALPATMAMCQEVARGYALVSQGFARAARATLEPVLAELSDAGLPPVRALAGALLAYSEALCGNPQGALELVEQTASTMGAGDDDRDGFLSSVASVFLAAAQDMATAHPGRLLLAADRFRAAHAPALEAEALSLMTLEPHSMALDDLMFERRLAGVGTSIHGAAGASWATFAGALLSDDPRGLESAGRSLAAERQFSHAAVCFARAARGYEARTRSAASRRTRALVERLFSAFDSGTVPPLGWVPGRAGN, encoded by the coding sequence ATGTTGCCGGATCCCTGGCTGGACGAAGACACCGTTACAGCCGGACTGCGGACAACAAGCCCCGGCAGCCAAGGGCAATTGCTCAGCCTCATCCTTTCCTCCGCAGCCTCACCGCTGGTCAACGGGATAGTGGTGGGCGGGGATCACGGATCCGGCAAGAGCCACCTGCTGCTCGCCATCAAGGCCGGCCTTGCGGACACCATGGACGTCCGCCTCTTCACCGGAACCCCGGAGTTGAAAACCACCAGCTACGGCGCGCTCGGCTCTATGACAGGACAAGGCTCCGATGCAGGACACGGCTCCTTCCCAGACAAGGGCTCCTTCCCAGACCACGGCACTGACGCGGCCGTTTCCCGCAGCCTTCAGGTCCTCCGGGCCCTGACCACCTCGCTGGGGCCGGCACCGCACCTCTACACGCCGTTGGGTGCACGACGCCGGCCCAAACGGCAGGTGGAACCGTCCAGGCCGCCCCTGGTGCTGCTGGTGGATGACATCCAGTATCTGGACCCGGCATCACTTGCCGTCCTGCTGCAGCTGATTCCGGGTTTCGGCGCCACGCTGGTTGCCACCGCGGACAGCAATAAGCCCTTGCCCACGGACCTTTACGAACTATGGGAAGACGGCTTCCTTGACCAGTACCTGATGCCGCCGTTCACGTTCGGTGACGCCCACCGGCTGTGCGAAGAAGTGCTTGGCGGCCGGGTTCAACAACGGGCCAGCAGCTTGCTTGCCGCCATGAGTGGTTTCAACGTGGGTCTGCTGTGGCGTGCACTGGACGACGCACGGCACGCTGGCCTGTTGGTGCTGAAGGAAGGCTTTTGGACCATCAACCTCAGGGTGCGCTGCGGCTGGCCGGGGGTGGTCGCTTACGTCCGCGCCGACAACGCGGAGTTGGCGGCCGAGGAACGGCAGGCCTTGGAGCTCGTGGCGCTCGCAGAACCGGTGCCCCTGGACGCCGTCGAACGTCATTTCGGACCGGCGGCCGTGCAGGCCCTCCTGGGCAGGCAGCTGGTGCGGTTGCTGCCCGGCCAGCCACCATTGCTGCGCTCGAGCTCGTGGTTGCGTGGCGAAGCCACCCGGCTTTCAGTGCCTGGGTCCCGGAGCCTCGCACTGCGCCTGGGCCTGGAGGAACCAGCCCCCAGCACCGAGGCAGCACCGCGCATGTTGCCTTGGATGATGTGGACGTTGGACTGCGGCCTGCCGCTTTCCGACGAACTTCTCCTGGCCGCGGCACCAGCGGCTGACAGGCCAACGACGGCGGAACTGGCCATCCGTGCCGCGGCGGCAGTTTCAGGACCTGAACACCGGGACGAGGCGCGGTTGCTGAGGGCCCGGGCGCTGGTGGCCGAGGGGGAGGTACGGGAAGCGGAGCTGGAATTGCAGTCACTGGCTCAGTCAACGTCCGAAGCTGTCCGCATTGACGCCGCCCACCGCCTGATGGCACTGCAGCTGCTGGGGGCCACCCCTGGCGCAGCCCGGGAGGCAGTGATGTCAGGGGACTCGTCCGGGCCCTTCGAAGAACTGATGCGCTCGGTCATGGAGGCCGAACACCTTCTGCTGGCCGGTGAGGTAACCGAAGCCCTGGATAGGTCCGCTGCTGCCTTGGCCGCAGTGGAGGCCCACCCGGACCTTGACATGTTGCGCCCGGCCGTGCTGCTCCGGCATGCAGTCTGCCTGCGGTACAACCTGGCGTGGGACCGGCTGGACGCGCTGCTGGAGGGCCCCGCTCCCTACGCGTTGCCTGCCACCATGGCCATGTGCCAGGAGGTGGCCCGTGGGTACGCCTTGGTAAGCCAGGGCTTTGCCCGCGCGGCGCGGGCAACGCTGGAACCGGTGCTGGCGGAATTGTCCGACGCCGGATTGCCGCCGGTGCGCGCCTTGGCCGGGGCATTGTTGGCTTACTCCGAGGCGCTGTGCGGTAATCCGCAGGGGGCCTTGGAACTGGTGGAACAAACGGCCTCCACGATGGGTGCTGGGGACGATGACCGTGACGGTTTCCTGTCCTCTGTGGCTTCCGTTTTCCTGGCAGCTGCCCAGGACATGGCAACGGCCCACCCCGGGCGGTTGCTGCTGGCGGCCGACAGGTTCCGTGCCGCACACGCGCCCGCGCTCGAAGCGGAGGCGCTGTCCCTGATGACCCTTGAACCCCACAGCATGGCCTTGGACGACCTGATGTTTGAGCGGCGCCTGGCCGGAGTTGGAACGTCCATCCATGGTGCGGCGGGGGCATCGTGGGCTACCTTTGCCGGCGCGTTGTTGAGTGATGATCCGCGGGGCTTGGAATCGGCGGGCCGGAGCCTTGCTGCGGAACGGCAGTTCTCCCACGCCGCCGTCTGCTTTGCCAGGGCGGCAAGGGGGTACGAGGCCCGGACCCGCAGCGCAGCCAGCCGCCGCACCCGGGCATTGGTGGAACGCTTGTTCAGTGCGTTCGACAGTGGAACGGTGCCGCCGCTGGGCTGGGTGCCGGGTCGGGCAGGAAACTGA
- a CDS encoding SDR family oxidoreductase yields the protein MQPTDASHSNTPQNTRTVLVTGATGYIGGRLVPRLLEAGHTVKVLVRTPQKIADVPWHDDVEIVENSLSDADGLTESFSGVEVLYYLVHSMASGSGFEAKEEAMARLVADAAAEAGVERIVYLGGLHPEDTELSTHMRSRETVGKVFLESPVDSIVFQAGVVIGSGSASFEMIRHLADTLPVMPAPSWVNNRIEAIAVRDVLHYLVAAAALPDHLNRSFDIGSRDVLKYKEMMNEYAVERGLPRRLVIALPVPAPKLAGLWVALVTPIPWSMSLPLVQSLQHDAISREHDVDQYFPQPDGGLTSYRRAVALALGKERDGQVETTWANAGIDADPLPSDPDWAGYKVYVDERTFHSEAKPENVWTIIEGIGGKNGWYSLPLAWRVRGWLDKLQGGAGLLRGRRHPKTLNTGEVVDWWRVETIDRGHLLRLRAEMRAPGGAWLELGVEPDGEGSLYKQRAIFFPRGLAGRLYWLGVYPFHGFIFPSMARNISAAATDLQDSKAKGSGSGVVSQTP from the coding sequence ATGCAGCCAACCGACGCTTCGCATTCCAACACACCGCAGAACACCAGGACCGTGCTGGTGACGGGGGCCACCGGGTACATCGGCGGGCGGCTGGTGCCCCGCCTCCTTGAGGCCGGCCACACAGTGAAGGTCCTGGTCAGGACGCCGCAGAAAATCGCCGACGTCCCGTGGCACGATGACGTGGAGATCGTGGAAAACAGCCTTTCCGATGCCGATGGACTGACAGAGTCCTTCAGCGGAGTGGAGGTCCTGTATTACCTGGTCCACTCCATGGCGTCCGGCAGCGGATTCGAAGCGAAGGAAGAGGCCATGGCCCGGTTGGTGGCGGATGCCGCTGCTGAGGCGGGAGTGGAGAGGATCGTCTACCTCGGCGGGTTGCACCCGGAGGACACGGAGCTCTCCACCCACATGCGCTCCCGCGAAACCGTGGGAAAGGTGTTCCTGGAATCCCCGGTTGATTCGATCGTGTTCCAGGCAGGCGTTGTGATCGGGTCTGGCTCGGCGTCCTTCGAAATGATCCGGCACCTTGCAGATACTTTGCCGGTGATGCCTGCACCGAGCTGGGTGAACAACAGGATCGAGGCAATCGCCGTCCGCGATGTCCTGCACTACCTGGTGGCCGCCGCCGCGTTGCCCGATCACCTGAACAGGTCCTTCGACATCGGGTCACGGGACGTCCTGAAGTACAAGGAGATGATGAACGAGTACGCGGTGGAACGCGGGCTCCCCCGCCGGCTGGTCATCGCCCTCCCCGTGCCCGCCCCCAAACTGGCAGGGCTGTGGGTGGCGTTGGTGACTCCCATCCCGTGGTCCATGTCCTTGCCCCTGGTCCAATCGCTGCAGCACGATGCCATCTCCCGCGAGCACGATGTGGACCAGTACTTCCCCCAGCCCGACGGCGGCCTGACGTCCTACCGCCGCGCCGTCGCGTTGGCGTTGGGCAAGGAGCGGGACGGGCAGGTGGAGACCACCTGGGCCAACGCCGGAATCGACGCCGATCCCCTGCCCAGCGACCCGGACTGGGCAGGCTACAAGGTGTACGTTGACGAGCGCACGTTCCACAGCGAGGCCAAGCCTGAGAACGTGTGGACCATTATTGAGGGCATCGGAGGCAAGAACGGCTGGTATTCCCTCCCCTTGGCCTGGCGGGTCCGCGGCTGGTTGGACAAGCTGCAGGGCGGAGCGGGGCTGCTGCGTGGACGCCGTCACCCCAAGACCCTGAACACCGGCGAAGTGGTGGACTGGTGGCGAGTGGAGACGATCGACCGCGGGCACCTGCTCCGGCTCCGTGCCGAGATGCGGGCTCCCGGTGGCGCGTGGCTGGAGCTGGGTGTTGAGCCGGACGGAGAGGGCAGCCTGTACAAACAGCGGGCCATTTTCTTCCCGCGAGGGTTGGCCGGACGGCTTTACTGGCTGGGCGTGTACCCGTTCCACGGGTTCATCTTCCCCTCCATGGCCCGCAACATTTCGGCGGCCGCCACGGACCTTCAGGACAGCAAAGCCAAGGGGTCCGGTTCCGGGGTGGTCAGCCAAACACCGTAG
- a CDS encoding DUF2505 domain-containing protein, whose protein sequence is MALSASTTLPHSVDRVAAVFVDEDFLRHTSELVGGSLESFTIDGDTAGAFTTTTVRTLPTTRLPEIARKFVGETLTVTQNEQWEAPAADGSRASTIALKIQGAPLDVKAVQRLVAEGTSTRIELEGNVTSSVPFLGGKIADAAEPMVGKALNIQSQQAQAWLESH, encoded by the coding sequence ATGGCCCTGAGTGCATCCACCACCTTGCCCCATAGCGTTGACCGCGTAGCGGCCGTCTTTGTCGACGAGGATTTCCTGCGCCACACGAGCGAACTCGTGGGCGGTTCCCTGGAATCCTTCACGATCGACGGCGACACTGCCGGCGCGTTCACCACCACCACGGTGCGCACGCTTCCCACCACGCGACTTCCGGAGATCGCGCGGAAGTTCGTTGGCGAAACGTTGACGGTCACCCAGAACGAGCAGTGGGAAGCACCCGCCGCTGACGGCTCACGCGCCAGCACCATTGCGCTGAAGATCCAGGGCGCTCCCCTGGACGTGAAGGCTGTCCAGCGCTTGGTAGCTGAGGGAACCAGCACCCGGATCGAACTCGAAGGCAATGTCACGTCCTCGGTTCCATTCCTGGGCGGCAAGATCGCGGACGCTGCGGAGCCCATGGTCGGCAAGGCCTTGAACATCCAGTCCCAGCAGGCCCAGGCCTGGCTCGAAAGCCACTAG
- a CDS encoding helix-turn-helix transcriptional regulator, whose product MQAEFLVGRDTEMELATKILRQDGTGAVLIVADPGMGKTALAAGIAADLGKDMVVLQVHGSPSLSTVPYGVLTPYLLDLPVEQATSPVAILREFWSQFEKRRAGNGARLLLVVDDAHLVDEGSTQIMAELVTAGWARLVATSKPRPGLPPALLQLWYDGLAERLELHPLEKDTVGEFAEKALGGPVMATVTDVLHVATEGNPLLLRTLVDDATADGSLVRRNGTWLLTRPLPAGGDGLADVMRNRILRAGDAEREAMQVVALAEPIPAAVLDNHVGRDAVRVLMDSGMVVSTDGPGSPVKMRHAVYGEALRHLISPARSLQVRQRLEPRLAVDPSTPEGFLRMVEWALDCGDDVDDERLLQAAFLAIKQHRFALALAAARKVRSDGLRSRARMVTAMVHFNDGDFQGAARLLEDGAGFLDADPSGPLGAGLLWAEARTRAGEPSAGILAQAEAAARVAAAEVQDGDPLAGRIQRTLRALTLTQLARNGKYSELAPELDSFMADVDAAGPEAIVERIVALATRCELLTADGVAAQAMQAGREALLLVEQHGGDLLHIPHIVALRYVLAALGAGDWESADAVLDLFADGSAAGPVVFGGGVHVLKGLSSLRQGRLEQATAQLMPAVEALQVADPLGLGALGNALAFYAVARSGDSAAVARLAPHPAQDGNGAGNYADALARLYVLAGQEVLEPGKGLAALQQLPESGGLYQRPGVLLQNLVLRAELGDPLASTGISGTAAGMEGNWAAAWRSLAAAHLGGDGQGLVNAGNFLAAAGMPGPAAAAFDEAAVTFDAQGKRPEARQAAALRDVSEANLGDASARDPQVEAGRAVPLTRRERDIVALAVSGLTDRQIAENLMVSVRTVEGHLYRSYAKLGIRRREDLGNAIGP is encoded by the coding sequence ATGCAAGCTGAGTTCCTGGTTGGCCGTGACACCGAGATGGAGTTGGCCACCAAAATACTGCGTCAGGACGGAACCGGGGCAGTACTGATCGTGGCGGATCCCGGCATGGGCAAGACTGCACTGGCCGCAGGGATCGCTGCAGACCTGGGCAAGGACATGGTGGTCCTGCAGGTTCACGGCAGCCCCTCACTCTCAACCGTGCCCTACGGTGTCCTGACCCCTTACCTGTTGGACCTGCCGGTGGAGCAAGCTACCTCGCCGGTGGCCATCCTCCGTGAATTCTGGTCGCAGTTTGAAAAGCGCAGGGCCGGGAATGGCGCACGCCTGCTCCTGGTGGTCGATGATGCCCACCTCGTGGATGAGGGCAGCACACAGATCATGGCCGAGCTGGTCACTGCGGGATGGGCGCGCCTGGTTGCCACTAGCAAGCCCCGGCCCGGCCTCCCGCCGGCGTTGCTGCAGCTCTGGTACGACGGACTGGCTGAGCGGCTGGAACTGCACCCGCTGGAGAAGGACACAGTAGGCGAGTTCGCGGAAAAGGCACTGGGTGGTCCGGTCATGGCCACGGTCACCGATGTTCTGCACGTGGCTACCGAAGGCAACCCGTTGCTGCTCCGTACCCTCGTGGACGACGCCACAGCGGACGGCAGCCTGGTGCGCAGGAACGGTACCTGGTTGCTGACCCGCCCACTTCCGGCAGGAGGCGATGGACTCGCCGACGTCATGAGGAACAGGATTCTCCGGGCAGGCGACGCCGAGCGTGAAGCCATGCAAGTGGTTGCCCTGGCCGAACCGATTCCCGCTGCCGTGCTGGATAACCACGTTGGCCGGGACGCCGTAAGGGTCCTGATGGACAGTGGCATGGTGGTGTCAACAGACGGCCCCGGCAGTCCCGTGAAGATGCGGCACGCCGTGTACGGCGAGGCCCTCCGCCACTTGATCTCACCCGCGCGAAGTCTTCAGGTCCGGCAGCGTTTGGAGCCCCGGCTTGCCGTTGATCCGTCCACGCCGGAGGGTTTCCTGCGGATGGTGGAGTGGGCCCTCGACTGCGGAGACGACGTCGACGATGAGCGGCTGCTGCAGGCAGCCTTCCTGGCCATCAAGCAGCACCGCTTTGCCTTGGCGCTGGCGGCGGCACGCAAGGTCCGCTCCGATGGACTGCGCTCGCGGGCACGCATGGTGACGGCCATGGTTCACTTCAACGACGGCGACTTCCAGGGTGCCGCACGCCTGCTGGAAGACGGAGCCGGGTTCCTCGACGCCGACCCATCCGGGCCGTTGGGAGCAGGGTTGCTGTGGGCTGAAGCAAGGACCAGGGCGGGAGAACCGTCTGCCGGCATCCTGGCCCAGGCCGAAGCCGCCGCAAGGGTGGCCGCCGCGGAAGTGCAGGATGGCGATCCGTTGGCAGGACGCATCCAGAGGACCCTCAGGGCGTTGACACTGACGCAGCTGGCACGGAACGGAAAGTACAGCGAGCTGGCTCCGGAGCTGGACAGCTTCATGGCCGATGTGGACGCTGCCGGGCCGGAGGCGATCGTGGAGCGGATCGTTGCACTGGCAACGCGCTGCGAGCTGCTGACGGCGGACGGTGTGGCCGCGCAGGCCATGCAGGCAGGCCGCGAAGCCCTGCTGCTGGTGGAACAACACGGCGGCGACCTCCTCCATATCCCGCACATCGTGGCCCTTCGCTACGTCTTGGCGGCCCTGGGGGCTGGTGACTGGGAATCTGCTGATGCCGTCCTTGACCTTTTCGCAGACGGCTCGGCCGCGGGACCTGTGGTCTTCGGTGGTGGAGTCCATGTTCTCAAGGGGCTGTCCTCGCTGCGGCAAGGCAGGCTGGAGCAGGCCACCGCCCAGCTGATGCCCGCGGTGGAGGCCCTGCAGGTAGCGGACCCGCTGGGCCTGGGCGCCCTGGGCAACGCCCTGGCCTTCTACGCTGTGGCAAGATCGGGCGACTCAGCTGCTGTTGCCAGGCTGGCACCGCACCCTGCCCAGGACGGCAATGGAGCTGGCAACTACGCGGATGCACTTGCACGGCTCTACGTGCTTGCCGGCCAGGAGGTGCTGGAGCCGGGCAAAGGATTGGCTGCCCTGCAGCAGCTGCCGGAATCAGGGGGCCTGTATCAACGGCCGGGAGTCCTGCTGCAAAACCTGGTGCTCCGCGCCGAGCTGGGGGATCCACTGGCTTCCACAGGGATCAGTGGCACTGCAGCAGGAATGGAAGGCAACTGGGCGGCCGCATGGAGATCACTGGCGGCAGCCCACCTCGGTGGCGATGGCCAGGGCCTGGTGAACGCTGGAAACTTCCTGGCGGCCGCAGGAATGCCGGGACCCGCAGCGGCTGCTTTTGACGAAGCTGCCGTCACGTTCGACGCCCAAGGAAAACGTCCGGAAGCCCGCCAAGCAGCAGCCCTCCGTGATGTCAGCGAAGCCAACCTCGGTGATGCCTCAGCCCGTGACCCCCAGGTTGAAGCCGGCCGGGCAGTGCCTTTGACACGGCGGGAACGGGACATCGTGGCATTGGCCGTCTCCGGCCTGACGGACCGTCAGATTGCCGAAAACCTGATGGTTTCGGTGCGCACTGTGGAAGGGCATCTCTACCGCAGCTACGCGAAATTGGGCATCCGCCGCCGCGAAGACCTTGGAAATGCCATAGGTCCCTGA
- a CDS encoding cysteine desulfurase, whose translation MTAVSTPASLLRSVPTMDNAEVLRIRNDFPVLDQLVNGKRLVYLDSGATSQNPLSVIEAEQEFYEQRNAAVHRGAHHLAVEATEVFEDARQTVADFIGANYEETVWTSNATEGLNLISYALSNAALWAAQGRGSSALKDLAIGPGDEIVVTEMEHHANLIPWQELAFRTGATLRYIPITDDGALRLDEAAGIVGERTRVLAFTHASNVLGTINPVSELVAMARRVGALVVLDACQSVPHLAVDVKALDVDFAVFSGHKMLAPTGVGVLYGKQELLDVLPPFLTGGSMITTVTMEQAEYLPAPQRFEAGTQRISQAVALAAAVNYLTETGIDRIHAWEATLGQRLVKGLEAIDGIRVVGPASGSERIGLAAFDVAGVHAHDVGQFLDDRGIAVRVGHHCAQPLHRRLGLTATTRASTYLYNTTDDVDAFLDAVAGVRGYFQA comes from the coding sequence TTGACTGCCGTTTCAACTCCCGCCTCACTGCTGCGGTCCGTGCCCACCATGGACAACGCGGAGGTGTTGCGGATCCGGAATGATTTCCCGGTCCTGGACCAGTTGGTGAACGGTAAACGCCTGGTCTACCTGGATTCCGGCGCCACCTCGCAAAACCCGCTTAGCGTGATCGAGGCCGAGCAGGAGTTTTACGAGCAGCGGAATGCGGCTGTCCACCGTGGCGCCCACCACCTGGCCGTGGAAGCCACCGAAGTTTTTGAAGATGCCCGCCAGACCGTGGCTGACTTCATCGGTGCCAACTATGAGGAAACGGTGTGGACCTCCAATGCCACGGAGGGCCTGAACCTGATCAGCTACGCGTTGTCCAACGCAGCGTTGTGGGCTGCGCAGGGCCGTGGAAGTTCAGCCCTGAAGGATCTGGCCATCGGCCCGGGGGACGAGATCGTGGTGACCGAAATGGAGCACCACGCCAACCTGATCCCGTGGCAGGAGCTGGCTTTCCGTACCGGCGCCACGCTCCGCTACATCCCGATCACCGACGACGGCGCACTCCGCCTTGACGAGGCCGCAGGGATCGTGGGGGAGCGGACCCGCGTCCTTGCTTTCACGCACGCGTCCAACGTTCTGGGCACCATCAATCCTGTCTCCGAACTGGTGGCCATGGCCCGCCGTGTGGGGGCCCTGGTGGTCCTGGATGCCTGCCAGTCCGTGCCCCACCTGGCCGTGGACGTCAAAGCCCTGGACGTGGATTTCGCGGTGTTCTCCGGTCACAAGATGCTGGCACCCACCGGCGTCGGCGTGCTGTACGGGAAGCAGGAACTGCTGGACGTCCTCCCGCCATTCCTGACCGGCGGCTCCATGATCACCACCGTCACCATGGAACAGGCCGAATACTTGCCTGCGCCGCAGCGCTTTGAGGCCGGAACACAACGGATCTCCCAAGCGGTGGCGTTGGCTGCGGCCGTGAATTACTTGACGGAAACCGGCATTGACCGCATCCATGCGTGGGAGGCCACCTTGGGCCAGCGGCTTGTCAAAGGCCTTGAAGCGATCGACGGCATCCGGGTGGTGGGCCCGGCTTCAGGTTCGGAGCGCATCGGCCTTGCGGCATTCGACGTTGCCGGTGTCCACGCCCACGACGTCGGACAGTTCCTGGATGACCGGGGCATTGCCGTGCGCGTGGGCCACCACTGCGCACAGCCGCTGCACCGCCGTCTCGGCCTGACCGCTACTACGCGCGCCAGCACCTACCTCTACAACACCACTGATGACGTGGACGCTTTCCTTGACGCCGTGGCAGGCGTCCGAGGCTACTTCCAGGCGTGA
- the nhaA gene encoding Na+/H+ antiporter NhaA, whose protein sequence is MANPRTPIFTRSSYPEYRRILSILRTETVGGGLLLAATVIALIWANSPAAAAYFSLRDFTIGYEPWHLELSLGHWASDGLLAVFFFLAGLELKREFVAGELRKPAKAIVPVAAAVGGVVVPALIYAAINMGSPETLQGWAIPTATDIAFALAVLAVINTHLPAALRTFLLTLAVVDDLIAIGIIAFFYSSGLQPAMLLAALLPLGLFAFLVQRRIRSWYFLVPLALATWGFIHASGIHATVAGVLLAFAVPVAAKGKKNEPAEGLAEYFEHRLRPFSAGFAVPVFAFFSAGVALGGITGVGAALQDPVAVGIVLALVLGKAVGVYGTTFLVTKTTRASLDSSIAWIDLFGVALLAGIGFTVSLLIGELSFGAGSAHNDHAKVAILAGSLIAALLAAVVLKARNRRYRQVQAEEELDDDGDGVPDVFSRT, encoded by the coding sequence GTGGCCAATCCCCGCACGCCAATCTTCACCCGCTCAAGCTACCCCGAGTACCGCCGCATCCTGTCCATACTCCGGACGGAGACAGTGGGCGGAGGCCTCCTTCTTGCCGCGACAGTGATAGCACTGATCTGGGCGAACTCCCCCGCCGCAGCAGCCTACTTCTCCCTCCGGGACTTCACCATCGGCTACGAGCCATGGCACTTGGAGCTAAGCCTTGGCCATTGGGCTTCCGATGGCCTCCTGGCGGTCTTCTTCTTTCTGGCCGGCTTGGAACTCAAGCGTGAATTTGTTGCCGGTGAGCTCCGCAAGCCTGCCAAGGCGATCGTCCCCGTAGCTGCAGCAGTGGGGGGCGTGGTGGTTCCGGCGCTGATCTACGCAGCGATCAACATGGGCAGCCCGGAAACCCTGCAGGGTTGGGCCATTCCCACTGCAACGGACATCGCTTTTGCCTTGGCCGTCCTGGCCGTCATCAACACCCACCTGCCTGCGGCCCTGCGGACGTTCCTGCTCACCCTGGCCGTGGTGGATGACCTCATCGCGATCGGCATCATCGCCTTCTTCTACTCCTCCGGGCTGCAGCCGGCCATGTTGCTGGCCGCCCTTCTTCCGTTGGGGCTCTTCGCTTTCCTGGTCCAACGGCGCATCCGCAGCTGGTACTTCCTGGTTCCGCTGGCACTGGCCACCTGGGGGTTCATCCACGCCTCCGGCATCCACGCCACCGTGGCCGGAGTGTTGTTGGCCTTCGCAGTTCCCGTAGCCGCCAAAGGAAAAAAGAACGAACCCGCCGAAGGCCTGGCGGAGTACTTTGAACACCGGCTGCGTCCATTCTCCGCCGGTTTCGCCGTGCCGGTCTTCGCCTTCTTCTCCGCAGGAGTTGCCCTGGGTGGAATCACCGGCGTCGGCGCCGCATTGCAGGATCCCGTGGCGGTGGGCATTGTGCTGGCTTTGGTGCTTGGCAAGGCAGTGGGCGTTTACGGAACAACGTTCCTGGTCACCAAGACCACCAGGGCCAGCCTGGACTCCAGCATCGCCTGGATAGACCTGTTCGGCGTGGCACTCCTGGCGGGCATTGGCTTCACGGTTTCGCTGCTGATCGGCGAGCTGAGCTTCGGTGCGGGCTCGGCCCACAACGACCACGCCAAGGTGGCCATCCTGGCGGGTTCCCTGATCGCGGCGCTGCTGGCCGCCGTCGTCCTCAAGGCCCGCAACCGGCGCTACCGCCAGGTGCAGGCAGAGGAAGAACTGGACGACGACGGCGATGGCGTACCGGACGTTTTCAGCCGCACCTAA
- the sufU gene encoding Fe-S cluster assembly sulfur transfer protein SufU, producing the protein MSLDQLYQQIILDHSKQRHGSGLADTAAPAGASTGQSHQLNPVCGDEVTLRLAVADGTVQQISWDGAGCSISMASASVLSELGEGMPVAELQAVIENFREVLRSRGKVAADPEILGDAAAFEGVARYAARVKCAMISWVAAEDALNQATTPGATPTTN; encoded by the coding sequence ATGAGTCTCGACCAGTTGTACCAGCAGATCATCCTGGACCATTCAAAGCAGCGGCACGGCAGCGGGCTGGCGGACACCGCAGCTCCTGCGGGCGCCTCCACCGGCCAATCCCACCAGCTGAACCCCGTGTGCGGTGATGAGGTGACGCTCCGCCTGGCCGTGGCAGACGGCACCGTCCAGCAGATCAGCTGGGACGGTGCGGGCTGTTCCATCTCCATGGCGTCCGCATCGGTTCTCTCTGAGCTGGGTGAGGGCATGCCGGTGGCCGAACTGCAGGCTGTGATCGAGAACTTCCGTGAGGTCCTCCGGTCACGCGGCAAGGTGGCGGCGGACCCGGAGATTCTGGGCGATGCGGCCGCGTTCGAGGGCGTTGCCCGCTATGCGGCCAGGGTCAAGTGCGCCATGATCTCCTGGGTTGCCGCCGAAGACGCCTTGAACCAGGCCACCACGCCGGGAGCCACACCCACCACGAACTGA
- a CDS encoding SCO4848 family membrane protein → MQLPVLLALVLIIAGLWSLLVWPQFLKRVMKDPRARDAAGKATKFLTVHVVLVTISMVLGLATAAIGVAGLVA, encoded by the coding sequence GTGCAGCTGCCTGTCCTTCTGGCCCTTGTCCTGATCATTGCCGGACTCTGGTCCTTGCTGGTGTGGCCGCAGTTCCTCAAGCGCGTCATGAAGGACCCGCGCGCCCGGGACGCTGCAGGTAAGGCGACCAAGTTCCTGACGGTCCACGTTGTCCTGGTCACCATCTCCATGGTGCTGGGACTCGCGACGGCGGCAATCGGCGTCGCAGGCCTCGTCGCCTGA